The genomic interval CCATCCCAGCCGCCAGCCCGACCGGGTTGCGGAACCGGAGGCCCATGTGCTCCACCGGCCGCGACGCAGCCCAGGAGCCGGCGGGGCCGTCGCTCGCCAGGTGGCTCAGCAGGGCCCGGCCGTAGGACCCTTCGGCCACCTTGCGCAGGGCGGTCAGTGTCGCGCCATGGATCCATTCCGAATCGGACGTGAAGAGCACCGGCCGCAGGCCCTCGTACAGGTCGCGTTGCCAGCCCACCCTGGTTGGCTCCGGTCGTCAGGTGTCGTGGGCGCGGGGGAACGCCATCTCGGTCGGCCATACCGGGGGCAGCGACTCGTCGTCGCCCGCAGCCGCTCCACCGGTGGGCGACATGTATTCGTGCCACACCTCGGTCCCGGCCGCCGGCGGGTCGTCGAGCTCCTTGATGGCCACGATGCCGTCGAAGCGGATGGCGCCGGGGCGGCCGTCATCAGTCTCGAAGTCGTCCTCGTACTGGGTCGCGATCTCCACTGCGCGGCCCATGGCGGCCTCCTCGTCGTCCCCGTCGATCAGGACCACGCGATCCTCGACCAGGTACGGCTCGGTGGCCTCCTCGACCAGGTACGCGTACCGCAGCTCGACCGCGAACCAGCCGCTGCTGACGACCCGGGCGGCGGCCGGATCGGCCTCGACGGCATCGGCGCGGCGACGGTGGGTCACGCGGGGGGTGGCTCTTCGCCCATGACCGTCTGCGACTGTTCGCGCAGGAACTGCTGGACGTAGTACGGCCCCAGGCCGCCCTTGCCCGACGAGCCCGAGCCCTTCCAGCCGCCGAAGGACTGGATGCCCGGCCACGCCCCGGTGGTCGCGCCGCTCCGTCGGTTGACGTACACGACCCCGGCCTGGATGCCGGTCAGGAAGCGCTCGATCTCGGATTGGTCATGCGAGAAGATGCCGGCCGTCAGGCCGTAGGGGGTGTCATTGGCCAGGCTCAGGGCCTCGTCCAGTGAGTCCACCTCGGCCACCACCACGAACGGCACGAACAGCTCGTCGCGGAACAGGCGGTGGTCGGGCGGGAGGCCGGTGACCACGGTGGGGGTCGGGAAGTAGCCGCGCCCCACGTCGCCCGAATCGAGGACCTGGCCCCCGGCCGCGATGGTGCCGCCGTCACGGCGCGCCTCCTCGACCGCATCGGTGAACGTGCGCAGCGCCCGGGCGTTGATGACCGGGCCCATCCAGTTCTCGCGCTGGGTGGGGTCGCCCACCTTGATCTGCCGCGCTCGCTCGGCTAGCCGCTCGACGAACTCCGCCGCCACGCTGCGATCGACGTAGACCCGCGAGTTGGCGCTGCACTTCTGCCCGTCGAACCCGAACGCCGAGCGGGCCACGCCCTCGGCCGCCTCGTCCAGATCGGCGCTGGCGGTGACGATGGCCGGGTTCTTGCCCCCCATCTCGGTGATGATCGGCCTCGGGTACTCGCGCGTGAATCCGCGGTACAGCCGCATCCCGACCTCATGGCTGCCGGTGAACACCATCCCGTCGATGCCCGCGCTCTCCTCCAGCTCGGCGCCCACCGTCTCGCCGGGGCCGGTCACCAAGTTCACCACCCCGTCAGGGATCCCCGCCTCGCGCAGGGCCTCGACGAACTTCCAGCCCATCAGCGGCGCGTCGGACGAGGGCTTCATGACCACCGTGTTGCCCGCGATCAGGGCGCCCGAGGCTGGCCCACCGGCCAGCGCCATCGGGAAGTTGAAGGGACTGATGACGGCCCACACGCCGTGTGGCTTGAGGACCGAGCGGGTGTGCTCGGCCGGCGACAGCGACCCCATGGGCTGGACGAACCCGTCGTGGGCTTCCATCTGGTCGGCGTAGTAGCGGAGCAGATCCGCGGTCTCCTCAACGTCGCCCAGCGACTCCAGCCGGTTCTTGCCGACCTCGAACGTCATGAGCGCCGCGTACTCGAACTGCCGCCCGCTGATGAGGTCCGCCGCGCGGCGGATGATCTCGAGCCGGCGCCGCCAACCGAGGTCGCGCCAGGCCGGGAACGCGTGCCGGGCCGCGGCGATCGCGTCATGCACGTCCTTGCGCGTGCCGACCGGGAAGCGGCTGACGACCAGCTCGGTGTCGATCGGGGAGCGGTGCTCGAAGGTCTCGGCCCCTGCGCGCAGCTCGGACCCGATCAGCATGGGGTACGTCTTGCCCAGCTCGCCACGGGCCCATTCCACTGCCCGGTCGAAGGCCGCCTGGAGCTCGGGGTTATCGGCGCTCAGGGTCGCGTAGGTGATCTTCAGGCGGGGGCTGGTCGCGGTCACGGATGGGGTCTCCTGGATGGGTCGGTCCGGATTATCGCACCGGGTCCGGGCGGCCCGAAATGCCCCGTCAAGCACAGTGGGAGGCCAGGCTCCGGGGGGAGAAGAACCTGGCCTCCCGGGCGGATGATAGACCGATAACACGGCGCCAGGGACTGCTTTGGGCGGATCAGGCCCATGCC from Chloroflexota bacterium carries:
- a CDS encoding DUF4288 domain-containing protein, whose translation is MTHRRRADAVEADPAAARVVSSGWFAVELRYAYLVEEATEPYLVEDRVVLIDGDDEEAAMGRAVEIATQYEDDFETDDGRPGAIRFDGIVAIKELDDPPAAGTEVWHEYMSPTGGAAAGDDESLPPVWPTEMAFPRAHDT
- a CDS encoding aldehyde dehydrogenase family protein, whose protein sequence is MTATSPRLKITYATLSADNPELQAAFDRAVEWARGELGKTYPMLIGSELRAGAETFEHRSPIDTELVVSRFPVGTRKDVHDAIAAARHAFPAWRDLGWRRRLEIIRRAADLISGRQFEYAALMTFEVGKNRLESLGDVEETADLLRYYADQMEAHDGFVQPMGSLSPAEHTRSVLKPHGVWAVISPFNFPMALAGGPASGALIAGNTVVMKPSSDAPLMGWKFVEALREAGIPDGVVNLVTGPGETVGAELEESAGIDGMVFTGSHEVGMRLYRGFTREYPRPIITEMGGKNPAIVTASADLDEAAEGVARSAFGFDGQKCSANSRVYVDRSVAAEFVERLAERARQIKVGDPTQRENWMGPVINARALRTFTDAVEEARRDGGTIAAGGQVLDSGDVGRGYFPTPTVVTGLPPDHRLFRDELFVPFVVVAEVDSLDEALSLANDTPYGLTAGIFSHDQSEIERFLTGIQAGVVYVNRRSGATTGAWPGIQSFGGWKGSGSSGKGGLGPYYVQQFLREQSQTVMGEEPPPA